TATGCCTTGTTGAAATACTTCTTCAGAGAGTGCGTATCAACAATGGACTCCCTCGACGCGTCAGCATCCACAAGACTCGAATCCATAAACAGCTTCTTCCCCTCCACCAGACCGGCCTCCACACACTGATAGACGATCCGCTCGAAAAAGGTCTCAAACAGTTTGGCTCCCCATCTCCGGCGCGCCTTACTCAAAACACTATGATGAGGGATCTCAGAATCCAGGTCATATCCGAGGAACCACAGCCAATCCAGACGCTCCGGCAAGGTGTCCATCATCTCCCGCTCACTGCGAACGTTGTAGAGCATCAACAGCACCAGAAGCTTCAAAATAACGGGCGGAGG
The sequence above is drawn from the bacterium genome and encodes:
- a CDS encoding transposase, whose amino-acid sequence is MMGREDPPQPSLFYTSFNLDKRIRPNHLLRKVAAAIDFGFVSDEVEHLYGTNGNVSVPPPVILKLLVLLMLYNVRSEREMMDTLPERLDWLWFLGYDLDSEIPHHSVLSKARRRWGAKLFETFFERIVYQCVEAGLVEGKKLFMDSSLVDADASRESIVDTHSLKKYFNKAYRQLEKRLENLEDDDDDDPSDDSGKPPRQDVVNRRFISTTDPEA